The Euleptes europaea isolate rEulEur1 chromosome 9, rEulEur1.hap1, whole genome shotgun sequence nucleotide sequence gggaatgaaacctgggtctccagattagagtccaccgctcttaaccactacaccagaagggtgacaggatcccccccccccgcacaccttcgCGAGACTTTGTGTCCGGGATTTCCACGCCCCAAGCGTCCGCCACGTGGGCCAAGAGCAGATTCGTGATCCTGCGGTGCACCACGTTGTTCCAGTGGACGCCGTCCTTCACCCGGTTGCTCAAGTCATGGCGGAAGTGGAAGTGGAGGTCCACCACGTCAAAGAGGTGCAGGCTGGCCAGGGTGGCCCCATAGAAGTTGCCCTCAATGATGTCGTTGCGCAGGGACTGGCTCAGGTGCCGTAGCTGGTGGGAGAATGGAAAGCAGGGGGCTGAACGCCTCCAAGGAGGATTGCCGGGGGATTGCGGCAAATGTGCCACCCTCTCAGCTGAGGGTCCAAACGCTACCAGAACAGCAAGCCACAGCTGTAGCCAAAAGAGAGGACACACACTTGCCTGCGTCCACAAAAGGTTATGGATTCCTACCAGGAAGCATAGATtggagtccaggagcgccttagagaccaacatgattttcggAACAgaggcttttgagagtcaaagcgccCTTCGTCAGATAGGCAAGAGGTGGTATCTGACAatggtcgtttatgcctgggagtttttcctgaggttcgttgcttactaaacccacactttcctgttgggagtctatgcgccagcagtctccaagctcaaattgggaagtatttcaatccccaccccttgaaacgctgcttcgTAATGGGCTGTACGGAGAGAAaagtttcccccaccaccaccaaacccactgccgcataaaaaagcattttaagaacataaaacaaaaaatggagcaatctgaaaagaaggggggggaatccaagcctcagttttaaaaggcaggaagcatttgaatccctgcctctttacccgctgctttgtaattggctgcgagagaaaccaagcttgcaggtcccacgctttgccttatacatggggatttcacccgggctgagcttaggggagagggaaggatcgggttaacagaggaacaggaaggtttgtgaaggctggcagcgaggttatctctaatggaggaaaaactcatgcataactccaaggaacaaccaagacagacaggggtgaacatgagtgaaagtacccatgcataaacgaccaaagagaGCTTTCATTCTCCTATTCCAAACCAACACAGTTACCCTCTGAAAATAGCAGGAAGCATGTCTCTTTTTGACAGctgtctgcccccccccgcccagtgccCAGCATGAAACAAGAGAACCCTCCCCTTTCCATGTTATCCTTTCCCAAGGACAGGATAAGTATTCAGAAAAAGAGCATCCCACATCTCCAGATCCCCGTCACTCACCAAGTTAAATTAGTACACTGAAACTGTAAAAACCACTTGCTTCTCAAGACTTTGGGCACCactagctggggttgccaacctccaggtgctagctggagatctcccactattacaactgatctccagccgacagagatcagttcccctaaagaaaatggcgcttgggcaactggactctagagtgctaaagtccctcccctccccaaaccccaccctcctcaggcttcacctcaaaaacctcccaccggtggcaaagagggacctggcaaccctaccggtcgCCTCTCTTACCTCTGGGATAAGGAAGCCCCCGGTAACCCTGGGGCCCAGCGGCATGGTCATGTTCCAGATGACCAAGCAAAAGGCAGGGAGCACCGCGTCGAGTCTGTTGAAGACGGTCTGCAGGTTCCCACAGTATTCCTCCATGGAAGAGGTGCCATACCTGCCAAGAGGAGGGTGGACAGCAGGTGAGTTTGGGCCAAATGAGATCACCTCCTCGGATTTGCATGGTCTCTTGTTTCCACCTGTGGCGTCCGTGCCCTTGCCACAAGAGGATCTTGGCCCAGCTCCACGGCCGGAGGTCAGTCCTACCTTGAGAGATCCCAGACGCAGGAGTTGAGGACCAACACATCTGGTTGTGGGCCAGCCCGGAAATCTTCCAGGATGCTCTCCAGGTACTCCGAGTAGATGCGAGTGAGGAAGTAGAAGCGGATGAGGTGGTGGTCCGTGCGGTACTGGCGGACTTCACGATACTGGGTCCCATTGTGTAGCTCCCCCAGAACTCCCCCTTCGATTAAGTGGTCGTTTTCAAAGCGGAGCTCCCCCTGGGGGCCGGGGAAGAAGGTAGCCTTAAACACTGTCGATCTTCGTGGATCTCACACTGTTTCCCTAAAAGCAACCCCCTCCCCAGATCCCCTGGTCAGAACCTCTGgatctcataagaacgtaagaaaggccctgctggatcagacccaggaccatcaagtccatcagtctgctcacacagtggccaaccaggggcctctaggaagcccacaagcaaggtgactgcaacagcattcacctgcctgtgttccacagcacctcatataataggcatgctcctctgatcctggagagaaaagtgacAGGCTACTAACAGAGccagtgtagtgattagagtcccttccctccccaagctccaccttcaaatctccaggaacttctcaacccagagctgctaATCCTAAAAAAACCCCAGTTCTTGTAGCCAGCCCTGGGGAATGCCAAGCTCCAGTTGCCCCCAACCGTGGAGCAAAGGGACTGGATGGGTGGGTACCTTGGACTTCATTTGCGAAGAGGAAAGCAGGGAGTCACTCTGCAGAAGCTGGATGAGGTCTTTATACACCGACCTCTGGACTACGAGAGACAGAGAGAATAAGTGAGGAGTGGTTCTATTCTGCTCCCtggcgtaagaacataagaaccttgctggatcagaccagtgagggtttatctagtccatcatcctgtctcacacagtggccagccagttcttctggaggtccaacaacagggcagagagaccaaggccttctcctcatgttgccacctgcctctgggattcagaggttgactgcctctgaacggggaggttcccttcagtcaccatggctagtagccactgatagacctctcctccatgaacccatctaatccccttttaaagccgtcttTGCCTGTGGCCagcactacatcctctggcagtgaattccacaacttaattattctctgtgtaaagaagttaggaagaattttctaacagagcggttcctcagtggaacaggcttcctcgggaggtggtgagctatccacccctggaggtttttaagaagaggttagatggccatctgtcagcaatgctgattctgtgaccttaagcagatgagagggagggcatcgtggccatcttccggacatggagtaggggtcactgggtgtatgtgggggggacgtagttgtgaatttcctgcattgtgcagggggttggactagatgaccctggtggtcccttccaactctatgattccaagtaTTTCCTTTTAACCATCCTGAATCTGctacccatcagcttcattggacaCTCTCGAGTATTTTGAAGagtgagaaaaagttctcttcGTCAGCTTTCTccacatcattttataaacctccatcatgtccccccttagtcggtctcttttctaaactgaaaagtcacagactcttcagcctttcctcttagggaaGGAGcaccaaccccctaatcatcttggttgccctcttctgccctTTTTCCAGCTTTGCAATGTCTTTCGTTGAGATACAATGACCACAGCTACACACAGTATTGCAAATGAAGCCGCACCATAAATCCGTACGGGGCATTATAATATTCGCCGGAACTACTGGGGGGACCTGGGCCTGTGAAGGAAAACCCCACCTTTGGGGCTTGGGGTCGGCTGGTCGGCCACATTTTAGCTGGTTCGGGGCCTGCTTCAGCCCAGCCATAaagattattttatttcttcCAGCTAGATTTTATAGAGCCATAAGATAAGGCAGCCCACAATTACAACATCGAGAAGTATGCAGCTGTCCTCTTAAACCTCTTGAAATGACCCCATCAAATCAGTGCAGTTGAGCAACcaaaggaagaagggagggggcgTAAAACTAACAGGGGGGGAGGGATTCAGCGGCAGAGGAAGCTCCCCGCGTTCTGGCGGCAGACCAGAGCGGCGAGCTTTTATAGCCCGTAAAAACCCGTAAAGCTCCCGAGGCAGATAAAATGGGTCCCATAAAAAGTCAGCTTTGGAAAAAAGCCATCGAGGCAGAAAAACCAAACGCAAGAACGGTGGCCCGCTTGCCCAAACCAAACATTGAATGCGGCAGCCTAGGATCTGCCGCCTAAAATAAAGCAGAGGGGGCAGAGATCCAGCGTTGCGATGCCACcaccgaggaagccttttccctcaTACCCAGGGCCCCAGAAATGTGCATGGgcaaattcctcccctcccaagaAAGGTCCTCCCACCTACAAGGGGAATTAGAGACAGGGACTTTTGTGTGGTGGCCTCTTACCTTTAAAATGTCCACCCCCCCTTGAGGCTACTTTACTTTATTTTAGGCGCCAGGctcaaacacatctttttacccagtcttttcattaggggttttatcttaccagctttctaatggtctgcttctgttttatgggtcATTTTGATGCTACTTGCCTCTAAgggcttcttttttttaaggactgTAGCTTTTCACTGTGCACCACCTGCAGCAGGACTTGGAAATAGGTGGCATAGAATTATTCTGAATAAACAGGATAAAACAAGACACTGGGGACATTAAACTGGCCTACCTTAGAGGGTTGTCACAGGGGACTGCTGAGAGAactttgtgagctgctctgaacgCTCTAAGAGCGTTGAGCCATACGAATGCTAAGCTTGATAGTGATTtctctacaccaggggtccccaacctatttgagcctgtgggcacctgcgAGCATAGTGGGAGCAACCACAAAAtcgctg carries:
- the LOC130482890 gene encoding PC-esterase domain-containing protein 1A-like encodes the protein MLNFHSKEVRQLLHNKFVVILGDSIQRSVYKDLIQLLQSDSLLSSSQMKSKGELRFENDHLIEGGVLGELHNGTQYREVRQYRTDHHLIRFYFLTRIYSEYLESILEDFRAGPQPDVLVLNSCVWDLSRYGTSSMEEYCGNLQTVFNRLDAVLPAFCLVIWNMTMPLGPRVTGGFLIPELRHLSQSLRNDIIEGNFYGATLASLHLFDVVDLHFHFRHDLSNRVKDGVHWNNVVHRRITNLLLAHVADAWGVEIPDTKSREGPSCNELSLSSDRLPTSMPPPPPPMPLARLHQPAFHEDFLFRPNTWGTCETYSGATCFEDSQVPPFHLDAAKLNTFQDLGGAVAAFPDPSLLQPYPSCNKENILLRSHHRKRKTRGIENRQGLIMRSKPFWQKDVTPYERAQPRMYRDAPFQRAHHDYY